One genomic segment of Allocatelliglobosispora scoriae includes these proteins:
- a CDS encoding SMI1/KNR4 family protein, whose product MTVTAEDRELPAALTEAHAAPFRYREDGGVDFEPYDEFMTAAETGDWWRAWTGNPELDGAEFRCFGMDGTGGQAAFWLVRAGAPVERQPVVFLGSEGETGVVARDLDDYLWLLADGFGPYEAVAYPSRAAEPDERLTGIASRYAPHARRSGHEVIAAARAEFPEFEQTIEGVCR is encoded by the coding sequence GTGACCGTGACCGCCGAGGACCGCGAGCTGCCCGCGGCGCTGACCGAGGCCCACGCGGCGCCGTTCCGCTACCGCGAGGACGGCGGGGTGGACTTCGAGCCCTACGACGAGTTCATGACCGCCGCCGAGACCGGGGACTGGTGGCGGGCCTGGACCGGCAACCCGGAGCTCGACGGCGCCGAGTTCCGGTGCTTCGGGATGGACGGCACCGGCGGGCAGGCCGCGTTCTGGCTGGTCCGGGCCGGTGCGCCGGTGGAGCGGCAGCCGGTGGTGTTCCTCGGGTCGGAGGGCGAGACCGGGGTCGTCGCCCGCGACCTCGACGACTACCTGTGGCTGCTCGCGGACGGCTTCGGGCCCTACGAGGCGGTCGCCTACCCGTCGCGGGCCGCCGAGCCCGACGAGCGGCTGACCGGGATCGCCTCGCGTTACGCGCCGCACGCTCGTCGGAGCGGTCACGAGGTCATCGCGGCGGCCCGGGCGGAGTTCCCGGAATTCGAGCAGACGATCGAGGGCGTCTGCCGCTGA
- a CDS encoding TMEM175 family protein, producing MTDTEDRPLVRLSLERTVYFSDAVIAIAMTLLAIELPVPQGDTSSQLWHSFTEHLGDEYVPFLISFAVIGLFWFQHHRFFQRVDRASGRLLVVNLACLLVVVVVPFATKVLGGPDTAFGVVFYAVVMLSWGAVYTLLVVTAQRDGLWRDDLPAGTGRRMITGAAVALAPFALSIPVAFASPSAAQYVWILAAPASVLAGRVRRPSARARA from the coding sequence GTGACCGACACCGAAGACCGACCCCTGGTCCGGCTCAGCCTGGAGCGGACCGTCTACTTCTCCGACGCGGTGATCGCGATCGCGATGACGCTGCTCGCGATCGAGCTGCCGGTCCCGCAGGGCGACACGAGTTCGCAGCTGTGGCACTCGTTCACCGAGCACCTCGGCGACGAGTACGTGCCGTTCCTGATCAGCTTCGCGGTGATCGGGCTGTTCTGGTTCCAGCACCACCGGTTCTTCCAGCGGGTGGACCGGGCCAGCGGCCGGCTGCTCGTGGTCAACCTGGCGTGCCTGCTCGTCGTGGTGGTCGTGCCGTTCGCGACGAAGGTCCTCGGCGGCCCCGACACCGCGTTCGGGGTGGTCTTCTACGCGGTGGTGATGCTGAGCTGGGGCGCGGTCTACACGCTGCTGGTGGTCACTGCGCAGCGCGACGGGCTGTGGCGCGACGACCTGCCCGCCGGGACCGGACGCCGGATGATCACCGGGGCGGCGGTGGCGCTGGCGCCTTTCGCCCTGTCGATCCCGGTGGCGTTCGCCAGCCCGTCGGCCGCCCAGTACGTCTGGATCCTCGCCGCACCGGCGTCGGTGCTGGCGGGGCGGGTGCGGCGCCCGAGTGCGCGCGCCCGCGCCTGA
- a CDS encoding homogentisate phytyltransferase, which translates to MTQAAAPRLRTLWEFSRPHTIIGTVLAVCALYVLAAHTAQRTSWSLWVLVLIASIAVNVYIVGLNQITDVEIDRISKPYLPLAAGSMGRGVATGLVAATGLGSLVLAALHGGWLLAAIAIVFVIGTCYSLPPIRLKRYPLFAAASIVLARAVVANIGVYLTYSTALTGTPQLPGYVLLLVGFMLGFAVVIAVMKDIPDVEGDRRHRISTVVLRIGPARTLLLCQIVLTACYTGVIAAALIGIDGVNAAVLIAAHVLGLAAVWLAAARVDAEDSAAVVRYYMFIWKLFYLEFLIFPVACLLA; encoded by the coding sequence GTGACGCAGGCAGCGGCGCCGCGACTTCGCACGCTATGGGAGTTCAGCAGGCCACACACGATCATCGGGACAGTCCTCGCCGTCTGCGCGCTCTACGTGCTCGCCGCGCATACGGCCCAGCGTACGAGCTGGTCGCTGTGGGTCCTCGTGCTCATCGCCAGCATCGCCGTCAACGTCTACATCGTCGGGCTCAACCAGATCACCGACGTCGAGATCGACCGGATCAGCAAGCCCTACCTGCCGCTCGCCGCCGGGAGCATGGGCCGCGGCGTCGCCACCGGACTCGTCGCCGCCACCGGACTCGGATCGCTCGTGCTCGCCGCCCTGCACGGCGGCTGGCTGCTCGCGGCGATAGCGATCGTCTTCGTCATCGGCACCTGCTATTCGCTGCCGCCGATCCGGCTCAAGCGATACCCGCTCTTCGCCGCCGCGTCGATCGTGCTGGCCCGGGCGGTCGTGGCCAACATCGGCGTCTACCTGACCTACTCCACGGCGCTCACCGGCACCCCGCAACTGCCCGGCTACGTGCTGCTGCTGGTCGGGTTCATGCTCGGCTTCGCCGTCGTCATCGCCGTCATGAAGGACATCCCCGACGTCGAGGGCGACCGGCGGCACCGGATCTCCACCGTGGTGCTGCGCATCGGCCCGGCCAGGACCCTGCTGCTGTGCCAGATCGTGCTCACCGCCTGCTACACCGGTGTCATCGCCGCCGCCCTGATCGGCATCGACGGGGTCAACGCGGCGGTGCTGATCGCCGCGCACGTGCTGGGGCTCGCCGCGGTCTGGCTCGCCGCCGCCCGGGTCGACGCCGAGGACTCCGCGGCCGTGGTGCGCTACTACATGTTCATCTGGAAGCTGTTCTACCTGGAGTTCCTCATCTTCCCGGTCGCCTGCCTGCTGGCGTGA
- a CDS encoding carcinine hydrolase/isopenicillin-N N-acyltransferase family protein — MGTVARRIIALAAVVTLGVAGCSEPSEVDAGPSGTASTGTASASRQTPAEAEATLASLKQIDKLPLYEMTYTGDYDELSGIPGPGPTATPFGCSLFVAAGDPQNPLFARNFDWDPNPALVLHTDPPDGYASFSIVDISYLGVSTLTTEADKRKLLNAPLLPFDGMNERGLAVGLAADDLGNAMANPRKRTVGSVRILRLLLDHAATVEEALTLMGSYNLDFDGGPALHYLIADATGRSAVVEFVNGAMTVERGTPPWQVLTNIQLAGANDATRQRDERYRVASGKLTATGGKLDATAALGLLHDVVQSHTRWSVTYGLKTGTITVVSGQRWEKTYDFRLPMAG, encoded by the coding sequence ATGGGTACTGTCGCCAGGAGGATCATCGCGTTGGCCGCCGTCGTCACGCTCGGCGTGGCCGGCTGCTCAGAGCCGTCGGAGGTCGACGCCGGCCCGAGCGGCACGGCGTCGACCGGGACCGCGTCGGCGTCCCGGCAGACCCCCGCCGAAGCCGAGGCCACCCTCGCCAGCCTCAAGCAGATCGACAAGCTGCCGCTCTACGAGATGACCTACACCGGCGACTACGACGAGCTCTCCGGCATCCCTGGGCCCGGCCCGACCGCCACGCCCTTCGGCTGCTCGCTCTTCGTCGCGGCCGGCGACCCGCAGAACCCGCTCTTCGCGCGCAACTTCGACTGGGACCCCAACCCGGCGCTGGTCCTGCACACCGACCCGCCGGACGGCTACGCGTCGTTCTCGATCGTCGACATCTCCTACCTCGGCGTCAGCACCCTCACCACCGAGGCCGACAAGCGCAAGCTGCTCAACGCCCCGCTGCTGCCCTTCGACGGGATGAACGAGCGCGGCCTCGCCGTGGGCCTCGCCGCCGACGACCTCGGCAACGCCATGGCCAACCCGCGCAAACGCACCGTCGGCAGCGTCCGGATCCTGCGGCTGCTCCTCGACCACGCCGCCACCGTCGAGGAGGCGCTGACCCTGATGGGCAGCTACAACCTCGACTTCGACGGCGGACCGGCGCTGCACTACCTGATCGCCGACGCGACCGGCCGCTCCGCCGTCGTGGAGTTCGTCAACGGCGCGATGACCGTCGAGCGCGGCACCCCGCCGTGGCAGGTGCTCACCAACATCCAGCTCGCCGGAGCCAACGATGCCACCCGCCAGCGCGACGAGCGCTACCGGGTGGCATCGGGGAAGCTGACGGCGACCGGCGGCAAGCTCGACGCCACCGCGGCGCTGGGACTGCTGCACGACGTGGTCCAGTCGCACACCCGCTGGTCGGTGACGTACGGCTTGAAGACCGGCACCATCACGGTCGTGTCCGGCCAGCGGTGGGAGAAGACCTACGACTTCCGCCTGCCGATGGCCGGGTGA
- a CDS encoding helix-turn-helix domain-containing protein, which translates to MGDLDPVELHPERADSTAEFVDLLGRLRHRSGRTYRELERRAAERGDLLPRSTIADVLRRSALPREDLLAAFIRACGAEDELKRWMAARDRLADAQGEGGEGADAQAASHRIGEDANVAAEPNADDTSAHAVRGRRDGRPPEPAAPTAAAPPRAGFGAAFGAVLLVGLVLILLVTRGDSPPSVVSGPVDDAAVGPGSTHCTSTNPWGSLCIRVTRAANTASQIEGSVETTTPHCSMALMVSGTSPDGRWYGSAKRTPCGVVANGVYVHTYVWKHDSGLVLKPGTRLCVQAGVFTGNEPNPTDWSRSKACVWISG; encoded by the coding sequence ATGGGGGATTTGGATCCTGTGGAGCTCCATCCGGAGCGAGCAGATTCCACGGCAGAATTCGTCGACCTGTTGGGCCGGCTCCGGCACCGGAGCGGACGTACCTACCGGGAGTTGGAGCGCCGCGCCGCCGAGCGCGGCGACCTCCTGCCCCGCAGTACGATCGCCGATGTCCTGCGGCGTTCGGCGTTGCCGCGGGAGGATCTTCTCGCCGCGTTCATCCGGGCCTGCGGGGCCGAGGACGAGTTGAAGCGGTGGATGGCGGCACGCGATCGGCTCGCCGACGCCCAGGGCGAAGGCGGCGAAGGCGCGGACGCGCAGGCTGCGTCCCACCGGATCGGCGAGGACGCGAACGTGGCAGCCGAGCCGAACGCCGACGACACCTCCGCCCACGCCGTTCGGGGCCGACGGGACGGCCGGCCGCCCGAGCCCGCTGCACCGACGGCGGCGGCGCCCCCGCGAGCGGGATTCGGCGCGGCCTTCGGCGCCGTCCTCCTGGTCGGGCTCGTTCTCATCCTGCTGGTCACCCGTGGCGACTCGCCACCATCGGTCGTGAGCGGACCCGTCGACGATGCCGCGGTCGGACCTGGTTCGACGCACTGCACGTCGACCAACCCGTGGGGAAGTCTCTGCATCCGCGTCACCCGAGCCGCCAACACGGCCTCGCAGATCGAGGGGTCCGTAGAGACCACGACACCCCATTGCAGCATGGCGCTGATGGTGAGCGGAACCTCTCCCGACGGAAGGTGGTACGGCAGCGCCAAACGCACGCCGTGTGGTGTCGTCGCGAACGGCGTCTACGTCCATACGTACGTGTGGAAGCACGATTCCGGACTCGTCCTCAAGCCCGGCACGAGGCTGTGCGTGCAGGCCGGTGTGTTCACCGGCAACGAGCCCAACCCCACCGACTGGAGTCGTAGCAAGGCGTGCGTCTGGATCAGCGGGTGA
- a CDS encoding methyltransferase family protein: MTAVGWLRYAVLLAPLALLAVAGLLGGRTPQDRRREWGAALLAGAAAAIGLAALHHLALVFGWWRYAAVEGSIWGLPVDLWLGWSVLWGAVPVFVRRVPVPVLLAVLAWVDVLAMPRLSPLVVLGDRWLLGEAAGLALVALPVLLLGRWTVTRRRLAARATLQVAVFGGLSMWLLPTVAITLGDGSWDHLLALPAPWLAVIAQVALLLALPGLSAVREFATRGGGTPFPWDPPQRLVTTGPYAYVANPMQLSCSASTLLIAALTHSLSTVGAAAMTVAFSVAIAAVHERDDLTVRLGAPWLAYREHVRDWLPRTTPHVTAEATLFLARACDPCDQTRVFVEGRHPVGLRIAAAESYPPGAAPRPVCRPRRPHRRRGRRRRPWTRARGPGLGDRGVAAAPSGARRRRATPRRRPGAGGHHPRKLCGARRAAWTEEPGSCAERAALPGLRSEATREGSA, from the coding sequence GTGACCGCCGTCGGCTGGCTGCGCTACGCCGTGCTCCTCGCCCCGCTGGCCCTGCTCGCGGTCGCGGGGCTGCTCGGTGGGCGTACCCCCCAGGATCGTCGGCGGGAGTGGGGCGCGGCGCTGCTCGCGGGCGCTGCCGCGGCCATCGGCCTGGCCGCGCTGCATCATCTCGCCCTGGTCTTCGGCTGGTGGCGTTACGCGGCGGTCGAGGGCTCGATCTGGGGCCTGCCCGTCGACCTGTGGCTGGGCTGGTCGGTGCTGTGGGGCGCGGTGCCCGTCTTCGTCCGGCGGGTGCCGGTGCCGGTCCTGCTCGCGGTGCTGGCCTGGGTCGACGTGCTGGCGATGCCGCGCCTGTCGCCGCTCGTCGTGCTCGGCGACCGGTGGCTGCTCGGCGAGGCGGCCGGGCTGGCCCTCGTGGCGCTGCCGGTGCTGCTGCTCGGCCGCTGGACCGTGACCCGCCGCCGGCTCGCCGCCCGCGCCACGCTGCAGGTCGCCGTCTTCGGTGGGCTGTCGATGTGGCTGCTGCCGACCGTCGCGATCACCCTCGGCGACGGCTCCTGGGACCATCTGCTCGCCCTGCCCGCGCCGTGGCTCGCGGTGATCGCGCAGGTCGCGCTCCTGCTCGCCCTGCCGGGCCTGTCGGCGGTACGCGAATTCGCCACCCGTGGCGGCGGCACCCCGTTCCCGTGGGACCCGCCGCAGCGGCTCGTCACGACCGGCCCCTACGCCTACGTCGCGAACCCGATGCAGCTGTCCTGCTCGGCGTCCACACTGCTCATCGCCGCCCTGACCCACAGCCTGTCCACGGTGGGCGCCGCCGCCATGACCGTCGCGTTCTCCGTCGCGATCGCCGCCGTCCACGAGCGCGACGACCTCACCGTCCGGCTCGGCGCGCCGTGGCTCGCCTATCGCGAGCACGTCCGCGACTGGCTGCCGCGCACGACACCGCACGTCACGGCCGAGGCGACACTGTTCCTGGCCCGCGCGTGTGATCCCTGCGACCAGACGCGGGTCTTCGTCGAGGGCCGACACCCGGTGGGCCTGCGGATCGCGGCTGCCGAGTCCTACCCCCCTGGTGCTGCACCGCGCCCGGTATGTCGGCCACGACGGCCACACCGCCGACGGGGTCGCCGCCGTCGGCCGTGGACTCGAGCACGCGGGCCTGGCCTGGGCGATCGCGGCGTGGCTGCTGCGCCTTCCGGTGCTCGGCGCCGTCGCGCAACTCCTCGTCGACGCCCTGGGGCAGGGGGTCACCACCCCCGGAAGCTGTGCGGAGCGCGCCGCGCTGCCTGGACTGAGGAGCCCGGGAGCTGTGCGGAGCGCGCCGCGCTGCCTGGACTGAGGAGCGAAGCGACGAGGGAAGGCAGCGCATAG
- a CDS encoding SRPBCC family protein, producing the protein MRIEPVQTVTVTRAVAAAPDTVAARIAKGPVPREPRPLLLRLGIPLPATVSGISLTPGARWTFCYHGDAHGDGGQITAEVAESAPGRVAFRVVGDTTITARWLALQHADLTWHPGTGGGTEVTMSMTFRRGLDPVWYFGPVENAFVTAAAEHLLDTLDVS; encoded by the coding sequence ATGCGGATCGAACCCGTGCAGACCGTCACCGTCACCCGCGCCGTCGCCGCCGCACCCGACACCGTCGCCGCCCGCATCGCGAAGGGACCGGTCCCCCGCGAGCCGCGCCCGCTGCTGCTGCGCCTGGGCATCCCGCTGCCCGCCACCGTCTCGGGGATCTCGCTCACCCCCGGCGCCCGGTGGACCTTCTGCTACCACGGCGACGCGCACGGCGACGGCGGCCAGATCACCGCCGAGGTCGCCGAGTCCGCCCCCGGCCGGGTCGCCTTCCGCGTCGTCGGCGACACCACCATCACCGCCCGCTGGCTCGCACTCCAGCACGCCGACCTCACCTGGCACCCCGGCACCGGCGGCGGCACCGAGGTCACCATGTCGATGACGTTCCGCCGCGGTCTCGACCCGGTCTGGTATTTCGGCCCCGTCGAGAACGCCTTCGTCACCGCCGCCGCCGAGCACCTGCTCGACACCCTGGACGTGTCGTGA
- a CDS encoding DUF3500 domain-containing protein, which yields MTDTLPVLMRAAASHLLTTLDEELLARATRRFADDEARRWIEYRPRPRPGVSLAEIPAPARKAVHRLLATALSPHAYAQVMAVTALEEVLDRREGWGRGRHSDDYWIAVFGHPADDRWAWRFEGHHISVTMTVAGDRISPSPVFLGANPARVGYRGRAVSRPLAPEEDMARELLTALSPAHRAAVIIADEAPFDIVSGTSARAEAWIQPLGMPATDLPLTARGLLDELVALYLDRLPDELARAESQRLTGPLHFAWAGSPDPGRRHYYRIQGEDLLIEYDNTSDDGNHAHTVLRRPASDFGDDILRRHHAADHR from the coding sequence GTGACCGACACCTTGCCTGTGCTGATGCGTGCCGCCGCCAGCCACCTGTTGACCACCCTCGACGAGGAGTTGCTGGCCCGGGCCACGCGCAGATTCGCCGACGACGAAGCCCGCCGCTGGATCGAGTACCGCCCCCGCCCCCGACCCGGCGTCAGCCTCGCCGAGATCCCCGCCCCCGCCCGCAAAGCCGTGCACCGGCTCCTCGCGACCGCGCTCAGCCCACACGCGTACGCCCAGGTCATGGCCGTCACCGCGCTGGAGGAGGTGCTCGACCGCAGGGAGGGCTGGGGCCGGGGCCGCCACAGCGACGACTACTGGATCGCGGTCTTCGGCCACCCCGCCGACGACCGCTGGGCCTGGCGCTTCGAGGGGCACCACATCTCGGTCACCATGACCGTCGCCGGGGACCGGATCTCCCCGTCGCCGGTCTTCCTCGGCGCCAACCCGGCCCGCGTCGGCTACCGGGGCCGGGCGGTCTCCCGGCCCCTGGCGCCCGAGGAGGACATGGCGCGCGAGCTGCTCACCGCGCTCAGCCCCGCGCACCGGGCCGCGGTGATCATCGCCGACGAGGCACCCTTCGACATCGTCAGCGGCACCAGCGCCCGCGCCGAGGCCTGGATCCAGCCGCTCGGGATGCCCGCCACCGACCTGCCGCTCACCGCCCGGGGGCTGCTCGACGAGCTCGTCGCCCTCTACCTCGACCGGCTCCCCGACGAGCTAGCCCGCGCCGAGTCGCAGCGCCTGACCGGGCCGCTGCACTTCGCCTGGGCCGGATCCCCCGACCCCGGACGGCGCCACTACTACCGGATCCAGGGCGAGGACCTGCTCATCGAGTACGACAACACCAGCGACGACGGCAACCACGCGCACACCGTGCTCCGGCGCCCGGCGAGCGACTTCGGCGACGACATCCTGCGCCGGCACCACGCCGCCGACCACCGCTGA
- a CDS encoding GNAT family N-acetyltransferase, which produces MKFRQASNEDWAGIWPIVREVVATGETYTWSPTMDEAAGRTAWMLPAPAEVWVATDDDGTVIGTAMLRPNYPTLGDHVANASFMVPASAGGRGVGRALAERIIERARELGFRSMQFNAVVSTNTRAVALWRSMGFEVVGTSPGAYRHATLGYVDLLIMFRDLTKP; this is translated from the coding sequence ATGAAGTTCAGGCAGGCGAGCAATGAGGACTGGGCCGGGATCTGGCCCATCGTGCGGGAGGTCGTGGCCACCGGGGAGACATACACCTGGTCGCCGACGATGGACGAGGCTGCGGGGCGAACCGCGTGGATGCTGCCCGCACCCGCCGAGGTCTGGGTCGCCACCGACGACGACGGCACCGTCATCGGCACCGCGATGCTGCGGCCGAACTACCCGACGCTCGGCGACCACGTCGCCAACGCGAGCTTCATGGTGCCCGCGTCCGCCGGCGGCCGGGGCGTCGGGCGGGCGCTCGCCGAGCGGATCATCGAGCGGGCCCGCGAGCTCGGGTTCCGGTCGATGCAGTTCAACGCGGTGGTCAGCACCAACACCCGGGCGGTGGCACTGTGGCGGTCGATGGGGTTCGAGGTCGTCGGCACCTCGCCCGGCGCCTACCGCCACGCCACCCTCGGGTACGTCGACCTGCTCATCATGTTCCGCGACCTGACCAAGCCCTGA
- a CDS encoding VWA domain-containing protein: MTSARPAARRFAALGAALLTAGSLAAVLAPARSEGAPGPNNTTLTMHKAADRTSPQVVSGLAGTTFDFYAGIAGTPPTPGTTPVAASCTTVADGTCSVDVAGRTGGTGNNVQGYWVIERTAPAGYTAPQSLDTGAGPTVSTVYNRYFTGNVSNNVGYNFPQASTGNTNPLAREDTWADIRNNPALPDRCGLNIALLIDVSGSIIPDLQSVKDAANGFVDALTGTPSKIALYSFATGADALLGPTPVPDAAGADTVKAAINALVAGGGTNWDSGLFQIAAATSTYDAVVMLTDGNPTFYGPNSEGPGNYTRFREVENGIFSANAIKALGTKIVAVGVGAGISGSAQNLQAISGPVVGVDYVQTGYAALAAVFREIALRTCAGTISVVKKVIPPGGVIADALPTGGWTFSTATGGVTPATGDTAADTGAVSFTATLGGAASLPVTITETAQPDHTLEQVGGNNATCTSDGNPVTATNSGALGFTVDALRNAIVTCTVYNRTTIPPASVQVNKVWSINGTSYNEPAQPSEFQSALELTGQTVPTWGQVYAGYQAGDSVTIGETVNQDLLPPGCTNTPSGDLGAKTLAAGTNTYTVTNTVVCTTSLKLLKEIVNPYGPPQSPLDAWTLMAYPTGSNTPAITGTTGISGTVTANSRYALGETAVAGYVQERAPGSVINPPSTGTWHCVLRLRDGTLGPEYDGLNGGVTVQLGQQAECTAKNIAQKAKLTLKKTVDNTHGGTAVPTDWLLEAAPQPGNPDAVLISGRDGQPAVTGAAMIPNLAYTLDELAGPIGYDEVGLPVCLLTGTQTPVDTPGSVLTALIGQDITCTFTNADREPPPSPSPSVAPPPPPVSPSVSPSVSPPPIPVTGMALTGIAGGGLLAIGIGVVLLFLARRRKFDGDDAELG; this comes from the coding sequence ATGACTTCAGCACGGCCGGCCGCGCGCCGGTTCGCCGCCCTGGGCGCGGCGCTACTCACGGCGGGCAGCCTCGCGGCGGTGCTGGCACCCGCTCGTTCCGAAGGCGCACCGGGCCCGAACAACACGACCCTGACCATGCACAAGGCGGCCGACCGCACGTCACCGCAGGTCGTCAGCGGCCTCGCCGGGACCACCTTCGACTTCTACGCCGGGATCGCGGGCACGCCGCCGACGCCGGGAACCACCCCGGTCGCGGCGTCCTGCACCACCGTCGCCGACGGCACCTGCAGCGTGGACGTGGCCGGGCGGACCGGCGGCACCGGCAACAACGTGCAGGGCTACTGGGTCATCGAGCGGACCGCACCGGCCGGATACACCGCGCCGCAGAGCCTCGACACCGGCGCCGGACCCACCGTCTCGACGGTCTACAACCGGTACTTCACCGGCAACGTCTCCAACAACGTCGGCTACAACTTCCCGCAGGCGAGCACGGGCAACACCAACCCGCTCGCGCGCGAGGACACCTGGGCCGACATCCGCAACAACCCGGCCCTGCCGGACCGGTGCGGGCTCAACATCGCGCTGCTCATCGACGTCTCCGGCTCGATCATCCCGGACCTGCAGTCGGTCAAGGACGCGGCCAACGGCTTCGTCGACGCCCTCACCGGTACGCCGTCGAAGATCGCCCTCTACTCCTTCGCCACCGGCGCCGACGCCCTGCTCGGCCCGACACCGGTGCCCGACGCCGCCGGCGCCGACACCGTCAAGGCGGCGATCAACGCGCTCGTCGCGGGCGGCGGCACCAACTGGGACTCCGGCCTCTTCCAGATCGCGGCCGCCACCAGCACCTACGACGCGGTCGTGATGCTCACCGACGGCAACCCGACCTTCTACGGCCCCAACTCCGAGGGACCGGGCAACTACACCCGCTTCCGCGAGGTCGAGAACGGCATCTTCTCCGCCAACGCCATCAAGGCCCTCGGCACGAAGATCGTCGCGGTCGGCGTCGGCGCCGGCATCAGCGGCTCCGCGCAGAACCTCCAGGCCATCTCCGGCCCGGTCGTCGGCGTCGACTACGTGCAGACCGGCTACGCCGCGCTCGCCGCGGTCTTCCGCGAGATCGCCCTGCGTACGTGCGCTGGCACCATCAGCGTCGTCAAGAAGGTCATCCCGCCCGGCGGGGTCATCGCCGACGCGCTGCCCACCGGCGGCTGGACCTTCAGCACCGCCACCGGCGGAGTTACCCCGGCCACCGGCGACACCGCCGCCGACACCGGTGCGGTGAGCTTCACCGCGACCCTCGGCGGCGCGGCCTCGCTGCCCGTCACCATCACCGAGACCGCCCAGCCCGACCACACCCTGGAGCAGGTCGGCGGCAACAACGCCACCTGCACCTCGGACGGCAACCCGGTCACCGCCACCAACAGCGGCGCGCTCGGCTTCACCGTCGACGCGCTGCGCAACGCGATCGTCACCTGCACCGTCTACAACCGCACCACGATCCCGCCCGCTTCGGTGCAGGTCAACAAGGTGTGGAGCATCAACGGCACCAGCTACAACGAGCCGGCGCAGCCGTCGGAGTTCCAGTCGGCGCTCGAGCTGACCGGGCAGACCGTCCCGACGTGGGGGCAGGTCTACGCCGGATACCAGGCCGGCGACTCGGTCACCATCGGCGAGACCGTCAACCAGGACCTGCTGCCGCCGGGCTGCACCAACACCCCCAGCGGCGACCTCGGGGCCAAGACCCTCGCCGCGGGCACCAACACCTACACCGTCACCAACACCGTGGTCTGCACGACATCGCTGAAGCTGCTCAAGGAGATCGTCAACCCGTACGGGCCGCCGCAGAGCCCGCTGGACGCGTGGACGCTCATGGCGTACCCGACGGGGTCGAACACGCCCGCGATCACCGGGACCACCGGGATCTCCGGCACCGTCACCGCGAACTCGCGCTACGCGCTCGGCGAGACCGCGGTCGCGGGCTACGTGCAGGAACGCGCACCCGGCTCGGTGATCAACCCGCCGTCGACCGGCACGTGGCACTGCGTGCTGCGCCTGCGCGACGGCACGCTCGGCCCCGAGTACGACGGCCTCAACGGCGGCGTCACCGTGCAGCTCGGCCAGCAGGCGGAGTGCACGGCGAAGAACATCGCGCAGAAGGCGAAGCTGACCCTGAAGAAGACGGTGGACAACACCCACGGCGGCACCGCCGTCCCCACCGACTGGCTCCTGGAGGCGGCACCGCAGCCCGGCAACCCGGACGCGGTACTGATCAGCGGCCGCGACGGCCAGCCGGCCGTGACGGGCGCGGCGATGATCCCGAACCTCGCCTACACGCTCGACGAGCTCGCCGGACCCATCGGCTACGACGAGGTCGGGCTGCCGGTCTGCCTGCTCACCGGTACGCAGACCCCGGTCGACACACCCGGCAGCGTCCTGACGGCGCTGATCGGGCAGGACATCACCTGCACCTTCACCAACGCCGACCGGGAGCCGCCGCCGTCCCCGTCGCCCTCGGTGGCACCGCCGCCGCCACCGGTCTCGCCGTCGGTGAGCCCGTCGGTGAGCCCGCCACCGATCCCGGTGACCGGTATGGCCCTGACCGGCATCGCCGGCGGCGGACTGCTCGCGATCGGCATCGGCGTGGTGCTGCTGTTCCTGGCCCGACGCCGCAAGTTCGACGGAGATGACGCCGAGCTCGGCTGA